A region of Lycium barbarum isolate Lr01 chromosome 3, ASM1917538v2, whole genome shotgun sequence DNA encodes the following proteins:
- the LOC132630963 gene encoding uncharacterized protein LOC132630963: protein MDWEKATKLQLFQLNEMDEFRYQSYESAPLYKERMKQYHDKKILKQEFYKSGDGTRTFKVNGQRVNHYHGCIDADRIVDQYRLKHLGMNADPENPNQEILLNIINTQYKPDPSHVLNHEDIEINEGLPYEDEPVQILDRQVRKLRTKDVASVKVLWCNPNTEEVTWEAEEDMKKIYPQLIPIAGYLWG from the exons ATGGATTGGGAAAAAGCAACTAAGCTCcagttgtttcaactcaatgagatggacGAGTTCCGCTATCAGTCCTATGAGAGTGCACCAttgtataaagaaaggatgaagcagtatcatgacaaAAAGATCCTGAAGCAAGAATTCTACAAG TCTGGAGATGGAACTCgaacatttaaggtgaacgggcagagggtgaaTCACTACCATGGTTGCATTGATGCGGATAGAATTGTTGATCAGTACCGGTTGAAGCATCTGGGAATGAATGCTGACCCGGAGAATCCTAACCAGGA GATACTTCTCAATATCATCAATACACAG TATAAACCTGATCCTTCTCATGTCTTGAATCATGAAGATATTGAAATCAACGAGGGGCTGCCTTATGAAGATGAACCTGTGCAAATTTTAGATCGACAAGTTAGGAAATTGAGAACGAAAgatgtagcttcggttaaagtccTGTGGTGTAACCCTAATACTGAAGAAgtaacttgggaagctgaggaggacatgaagaagataTACCCTCAGTTAATCCCTATTGCAG GTTATCTTTGGGGATAA